CAGTAAACACAACTGACAGACACACAGcttatggaaaaaaagctgctggaTGCAGGCAGCCTCTTGAGTAGAAGGAATAACGTCTACAGATATGGAAGAATAGCACAATGTATCACAGACTTCCTGAAGATTTTCCTgccaaaacagcaacaacagagAATTATACtatcatttaaataaaacaccagTTTAAATGAATTTGAAAGACATTTGCCACGTGCAGGAAGCCAAAAGGCTGATCCTTATGTTACCAGTTCTAATCCATTCCTTCTACTTTTTGTCCTACAGGAGTTTAGAGACCTCTTACATCACTAAActcttttataaaattttacaaACTGAGGATTAAAATGTAAATCAGTCTCcgagagaagaaaaaggcatctgAACAACAGATACTCCCTGATCTTGCTCCACGTGCTCTCATGGTTAAATCAGACCTGTGCAACAGGGGTTGTGTCCCATTTCCAAGCTGTGCAATGGCAGGGATCCCATGATTCACTTCAGCTACTGCAAGTGCAAAGGGCAATTCAAGTTTTCCTACCAGTCTccaagacaaaaattaaatgtttgctaaaaacagaaacatttaaaactctTTAAACAATTTAAACCAGAACAGTTCCTATCAGAACATTATTTTACacgtttaaaaaaaaccaagaaactCAGGCTATTAAATAAGAATATACATATCTTAaaaacagaggttttttttttacattacagCCAGAAGTGTTAATTGTCCTATTTTCCAAGGCAGGAATATTCATAAGTTATTTCTTTGAAGTGCCTCACAGAGGTTTTGGTTGGCATCTGGTTCCTCGGTCATCACCTCCACAGCCTCCCACTCGCCCGACCTACTCGATTTCTTGATGGCCTCCACCACACTTTGCATGTACAGACCATCTTCAAAAGAGGCTGCCATAGAGACAGGTTTGTGGTCCCACGTCCGACGGTCTTCCTGGTCTTGGAAAGACTGCCGCAGGGCTTGCACCATGTACACCATTCCCTTTAGGTAAAGCAGCGGGATGTCTTTAAAGCCCTTGTCCAAAAGGCCCTTGTTGACACTCAGCGAGTCTGTAAACAGTAGTTCTTCTTGGAGCGCGGTGTTTTTTTGCCCATACAAGTCTGTCCCACGAGCTATGAGGCGCCCGGCGGACCCAACAATCATGACCTCGTGGATGAACGACCCGGGCATGTTGAAGTTGAGGGTCACAGTGCAGCAGACCCCCTCGCTCATCAGCATCTGGAAGACGCAGAAGTCGTCGCTGGTGACGTGGCGGATCCCGCTGATGGCCGTGTTCTGCTTCACAAAAGTCTTGAGCAGACCGTGCACCTTCTCGGCTCTCCTGCTGATGAGGTGAGTCAGGAGGTCGATAATGTAGGTGCCCATGGTATGCAGCCCCCCCCCTCCCATCAGCTCATCACAGATCCAGTTGTACTTGTGGCTGAGCAGGCTGCCCCCGTACACCCGCACGTCGCAGATGATCACGTTGCCCACGTAGTGCTCCTCTATCAGCTGCTTCATCTTCACGAAGGCGGGCAAGAAACGCAGGACGTTGCCAACGATGCTCATCAGCTTGGGGTAATACCTGGCAGCCGTGACCATCCTGAAGGCATCCACGGAGGTAGCAGCTTTCTCACAGAGCACGTTCTTCCCTATTCCTGCagcacaaatggaaaaaagaaaagtacataTTTAGCACATGTGAGCGAAACACGCTCAGCTGCCCAAAGGCTGTCAAGGAGTTTTTAAGAGTCAGGCTTTCCTGTTGTAATTTCAAAGGCAGAGATCTGGGAACTAAAATGGGAATGCCAAGTGCAGCAAGACTCAGTGATGATTCCCAGATGCTCCAGTTGCAGAGATGAAAAAGTCCCACAGAGGGAGGCTCCAAAAAAACCAGAGGATTTTTACATCATGAAAGATAAATGTCCAAATGGCACCACATGGCATTAAAACAAGACACACTTTGTGTGGTGTagttataaaattatttgaatacCTGTACAgccagaggggggaaaaaaaatcatgtacCCTacagggaaggggtgagggaaggggagatttgattttcattttttatttcaccatCGCtatgaatatattattttaaatagattcatatatatatatatatctactTTGTATTAAAgtgtatatatagatattaCATATATCAAAGatattctttataaatattctGTGTGCAGAACACAAGAATTAGAAATAATGTTTAGGTAAGTGgactgttttaaaagcatttccaattagaaagcaaaacattttggtCTGCACATGCAGCCTACTCATACAATCAGACAAAAAGTAACTGAGTTACACAGACAAGAGCTGCCCTCCCAGGCTGACCCACTGTGGTTTTATTGCTAGTGATGCACTTTGCATTGTGCTCAGCCTGAATCGATGAGGGCAGTCgataattcaatttttttaactttaaagcagaaataaagtaATACAAAAGAGCATCACAGTACAAGCTTTAACCAATTCCTACATTTGGAGCTCTGCTGGTATTCCCTTTCTCATGACAGGGCTTtacttttcctggttttttttcctgttctataTCTGTTCTGATAAAATACTTACCTAGACTTTTTTCAATGTAACAACCAAGGTTATACCTAGAAGTCTCCAGACATTTCCTGGTGATGTCAGACCTGAAGGTCAATCACATCACACCACAATTTGTGCCCAGGAATTGCAGGAATCACCGCACACAGTGGTGTGAAAGCTCCTCCTTACCCAGGAGCAGACTGTGCTCCCTGCTCAGAACAGCTTTTAATAGACTCCCAATGAGAAGATACCGGCACAGGCGCTTAAATCGGTCTCTCACACGCGAGGGGAAGGCAGATCCCACAGCGCTCTCGGTGCTCCACCTCCCGGCTGTGCCCAGCCAGCCTTTCAGGAACCCTCCGGGCCAGGGGCCAGCGCGCTCCCCTGACACAccgtgcccagcccagccaggggtCAGCTACAGCTACAGGAGACTCAGAACTCCATTTCTAATAGACACAAGCAAAATccagtcagaaaataaaaagtctaCAAGTCAGAAAACCCCTAAATCAACGTGAGTCAACAGCAGCTTTAATGAACAAAGTGTAAGGTCAAACTCCCAGTGGACACTCTGACTCCCCCACTGGTAACCCCCCATTTCAGGGACCATTTCTGActcccctgtccccagtcctgctgctgaggTGAGGCACAACACTCTGTTCAGTATTTTGCAGGGACAGCTGAAGCACTTGGAGAAGCATCTGGAGCTGCTTCAGTCCCTGGTTTATCTGCCTTCTTGTTTACATGGCACTTGTCTCTAGCCAGGTTACAGTAAAATACaagcaaacagagaaagcaaCAAGATGTTCAGAGCACCCTGAGCAGATCCACAGTCCTCAAAGCTTGCAGAAATAACACACGGGGTACAGCTCTGCAGCCAGTGcttgctctgccagcaccactCTCCCCCTTGCACAGCCCTGGGTCCCTGCAGTGggggatggagagcagggagagacccccctctgtgctgcctggggacagccctgTCACACTGAGTGGTTCATCAGGTCGGGCTGTCCTTGCTCTGCTGCCCGGCCTCACCCTCGCTCAGTGCTGTGCTCGTTGTGCCAGCGCAGACCGAGCCACTTCAGGAGCTAAAACTGGCTGATGCCCTTTTTTGGGAGGGCAGTCAGTGCacccacagctcagcactgcccacTGCATTGCCAGAGTGCCAGGACAAGAGACCTGGGTACACCATAACAGCTCTGGGATAATCCTGCAGCTGCCATCAGTGGGACAtccctcctgctgtccccaagCTCACAGAGATGGCTATGCAGCAAGGACAAGGGCTGAGTTGAAGATGGCTACAAGGTTCCTTACCTACACAATGGCCatgccttttgttttccaaggcAGAGCAACTTACATCCCTCAGCCTGTTACTACTGTTTTGGTAATGAATAACCTGAACTTCGTACCATATTGTCTTCTTAAACCACAGCTGCAAAATTTTCTGTTGAGGCCCTCACCAGCCAGGAGACCTGAGAGCCACCACACGGTTCTGGTGCTCCTCAGAGCCCTCTGTGAGCCAGGTAAGATCACCAACTAGGCCCAGTTTGGTAAAGGAAGCTTTCTCTTTCCAAGCAGGAAGGTTAAATCAGCTCACAGGTGGGTCTAAGCCCACAGAAAGGGCTGCAAGTCCTGGAAGGAAGGAGGTGGAGCTGTGGAATTGTGTTTCCTCACCTCACAGGCAGCAAGCAAGGAGAGAAGCTCATCACAGGCTGCCCTGATGAAATGCCTCAGGGTCTGCTCTGTGCACCCCTTGGAGCAAACCCCATCTGCAGGGAGCACATCAGCTTCTGCAGACCAGCACTCCACTGAAGTTCTCCTGTTTATGGCTATTCAACTGGCTGTTACAGCaagaggcagggaaaaaaagagagtaaaagGTCACCATTGCCAGGATTCCTCAAACAAACCATCTACTCCCCTCCATTTGTTGGCTGGGCTCTCTACATGCAGCAGCATCAGCTTTAGCATCCTGAAGAAATTTTACTCTGAGGACTTGTCATGTTCTGCCTGAACTTCATTTCACAGGACAAATACCCCATATTTTACACTCCACTCCAGCCAGTAATTCCACTCTGTGCTCACCTCCTGCAATGGTAGGTACATTTAACTGTGGGACCTGAACCACAACACAGACattttgtgaaattaatttagttCCTCTGAGATCAAAAGAAGCACAAATTTAGGAGAGCTTCTTGCTTTGCCTGTTGTGGAGATAAACCATAAGATTACACTGATTTAAATGTGAACTACTATCCTCTGGGCTTTGATCTGTTCTGTCTGGTTCATGAACTCAAACCAGTGTCACTGCTTTGTCCCCATCATGCCAAAGTTGTACCTAGGCTTGCTCATGGATATCTGACAGTAAGAAACTTATGCAAGCCAACTGCACAGCCTAGAAAAACTGGgtctctttctcctttctgccaGGAACAAAAATGGAAGCAcattctaaatttaaaaaaaaaaaaaaaaaaggtataaaattGTACAcaaataagtaataaaaatgtcagcactttaaaacaaacctcaacaaaacaaaacaaatcacaacACACAAGACCATTATCACTCTACCACATCTAGTCTTTCCTAAAGCCCAGTCTCTTGGCTAGTAAACACTGATCTGTAATACACAATTCACAGCCAATAATTCTCTAATTATAACCATCACTGTATCAATCTCAGCTTCCAGAGAAAATGTACTTGCCATCTTTGGCCCTACCCTAGTTCTGTGTTCCTTCAGAACACACAGTGACATCAAACCACCCAACACTGGCTTGGAATAAGTCATGACATACTTGGCAGCAGATCTACAAATACCACCACGAGGAACCTGGAAAGCTGAAAGACAAAGTCAGCATCACACTGGGTCTGAGCTGCCTGCATCAGTTTGCAGATCAGAACATCTCAGGACAGATGAAGTGAAGAGTAAGTTACCCTTTATTTCTAAATCCATCCACTTCCCCAGCTTTTTCAGCTTTCCACTTCCTAAAATTGCAGTCAAGCACACATACTACCTCTGCACTTCTGCACCAGCTCTacctccctttcctcttctggATAATGCCATTTTACAGGCTGCCAGCCTTCAAAGAAGGAATCTCAACCCCTTTTAGTCAATAATTCACCAGAGAAGATTCAATCCTCTCCTTTTAGCCCACTTGATCATCAAGAGCCACAAGACCTAGTGAAATGCTATTACCTAACAAATGCTTAAAAGAAATTCTAGCATATCTGAAGAGATAAATTCTAACTTGCAGttcaaatattcaaaaatcAGAATACCTTAAATTCAAAGGTCAGTACTTTAACGAGGTAAACAAACAAATCTAAcaatataaaaaacaaacaaggggaaaaaaaagcctgaaatctCTCTCTGCATATCTAAGTGGCATTGCAAATGTTTGTGCAGGGAGTTGCTTACTtccaaaagaaattactgtagAGCAAAGAGGCTAAGAACAACAAACCAGCCTGCCTCATATGGTCTGAGAGATTACCCACCCTAAAATTAACCCATGTGGATCTCTTgtaaacacagtaaaaatatcaCCCttgttattttcagaattacatGCAAACTGACACCCACGCTGTGCTACAGGAGAGGACATTAACACTACAAAGTCACACTGGAGAATTAAGAAATGTCAGGGTGCCTGGGCAGTtggctcccccctccctgcccaacCAGTCTGGGATGtcatcccttctctcccagATGCCTTCACCCAGCCCATCTTCCTGcattcctcctgctgtccccaacATCTGCCCTCCTGTGTCAGGTGGAAGGATTCCTCCACCTGGGACCACAACAGTCTGCCGTGGACATGGATGTCCCAGCTGAGCTCCAGGTGGTGGCCAGGGTCACAGCTGGAAACAGCAAATCTCTTTGATCCTAACTCACAAGATTCTGTgcatgcaaacatttttttcaaagtctttcaGCTTCcaagtttggttttatttgtggggaaaacagaaaggagaactGAACAACCCTCCCATCCCAGGCAATTCTTGGTTTTCTAGTGCAGAACATGggaaaattagaaattaattaaacaacttaagttgttttgttttggggtgggttttttttgattactttgttgtttctttttacGAGCGTGAAAACATTTTACCTTCTCATTATTATCTCTGATACagctgatttttattaaaaactccCTAGTGTaagttcagcctgaagaagacaTGAGATATTTCAGCCCAATTGGTTCAAGCAGAGCTATAAGCAATTataaacaggattttaaaaaaaactaggTAACCTTTGTCACAGACAGCGCTACCAATTCCACACAACACCTCTAGCACTGCATGTGCCCGTTGGTGCAACCAGAATTGTGCTGGGGTAACACCTTCAAATTTCAACCTGCCAGCGAGCTACGGGTTTTTGGTCCAACTCCAAAGATAAAAAGGTACCTAGAGCCTTCACAGCAATCTGCCGAGTCAGTGGGGGGGGGATATTGATGCAAACCAAATCTACGTCCTGGTGCAGCAACACATCGTCCGTCCGGCTCGTGTAGAAGGAGATGTTCAtttcctctgccagctgcttggCCTCCTCTTCAGTCTTCCCCCACAGCGCCTCAATGGAGAAGCCTTCTGCCCTCAGCAAGGGTACCAGGACCCGGGCGGCGCTGCCAGTTCCAAACACACCCACTCCGGGGAGCATTTTCATCCTTCATTCATTCAACCATCAGGGGCTACACGCAGGCCTTCGGTAGAATGTTCGGCTCCTCAGCTTGCTGCCCATCCGCAGTTCCTAAAATGTGAAAAGTTTTTAAGTCACTCAACAAAAGGCACATATTGGTACCAAGCACATCTAGCCCGAATGCCACCTCCTGTCCTTTGTACAGCATTCCAACAGCCtaagaaaaacccaaactccCAAAACCTGCAATCCGTAGAGACAACAGCATTAAGGGACAAGTCTAAAATGCTACTGTAGAAAAACCGTAAGAAAGCAGCTTGACAGAGTCTGAGCATCTCCTCAGCTTCAAAACTcagcacacagacagacagTAGCACACAGGACAAACCAGAGACAGCGAGGCACAAACTGGGAGCAACAGGAAGCACTGGGGGAACAGGACACATAGTCTATCGCACCGgcagcaaaagcagagctgttttAGTTGTGATGATGTAAGTCCCTAAATGAGATAAAGGTTTGTGAGATGAGgtaatatcttttattagaGCGATTGAGATAGCTGGAAATAATAGGCTTGCTTTGGGGCACATAAATCTTTCTTCCAAATTAAATGCACAAGCTGAAAACAACTACTTGGACCTTAACAATTTTATGGCAAATTGTTAAGTCGCTGCAGAGAACATCTAGGAAATATGTCCTGTGGGGAAAGCCTGGATTCACTGTGCTTGTTTTGCCTGGGGAGGAGAATGCTACAAGGAGAGACACTGTCAGTGTTTAAATACACAGCAAACTGctttccagaaaggaaaagggcGCTCCTCTGTGTCCACTGTGGGTAGTTAAAAGCTCTACTTAACTTGGGACCATGCTATTTAATCTCCAGGAATGCAGGGTTTGAACAGAATTATGATATTCCCTACACATTTGGTTAAGTCACActccttttgttcttttaagtatttcctggtaaattaattcctttgatCCCTACTTGCCGGTCTGTCTTACACAGCTTCTGGTCACAACTGCCCCAACTGCCTTTATAGCACCAACTTCAAGGACAGATGTCAGAAGTCTCCTCAATCTGTGACGCCAAAGAAACCTACAATCCAGCTTTTGTTCCGTGCCTTTCTGAATTCTCATCTACTACACCCACTCTTGAccttttttgaattttttttttcagaaagaaaaacatgacgAATTCAGTTTTCGTTAGAAGCTCacaatgaaaaagcaaagacCACGTTTAAAAAGAGAACTGGTACCAGCACCAGATCAACACCTTTGGAAAAGATCCCCACAAGCAGCCAGAATCACGAGCTGTTTCAGAAAGAGAGGGTTACTCACCTCCCCGTTCTAAGATACTCTCATTAAGTCACAGCACGTGAAAGCAAATCctgacacagccctgggcagaACCAGCACACAAATCAAACTGCTCACAGGGCAAGGGCTTTGTTTGCAATCAGCATCTTGTTAGTCTGGGGGTGCCCACACTGCCCAGCATCTGTTATATAAATGCAACTGCAACTCTGAGTTAATTTCTAGGTATTGTTGTAGTATAGACATGAAACTAGgtaacagaaacagcagcacttgagagtatttattctgaaaaatgcaCAAATGTTTACAGATGCCATAAAATggcttataaaatatttacttaattAATTCAGTATGTTTTTCCTTATTCTGTGTGATGCAGTGTTTGCAGCGATCCTGTTGTTGTCACTCTTTATAAAGATGAATGGAGTTCATTGGAATAAACTCCTTTTTATACAACATTTAGCAGAACACTCAAATATGCTACCAACCAAGATCAAAAGgatcttgaaaatatttactattcTACATAAAAGGGTGAGATCCTGGGATACTGGCAAGGAGGATGGCTTGCACCCAGGCTTGTTTTATATAAAtgacacaaataaaaatgaaatcttacAACTGGGTGGACAGCAAGTGTAACTTTTGAAGTCCCCACACATCTATATTTGGCAGTTTATGGGCTGGAAGAACTAAAAATGCTTACAGTAGAAAGAGCATCCTCTCCTTTTTGAAGAGACACAAAGCAAGGTGGAAGAGAGACCAAGAGAGTGTGTGCCTGCTTGCACCACATTGCACAGATGTGCTCAGCAATGTCACACTTACACAACATGACAACACTTTAGAAAAGGctgatttctttgaaaatgctCTAAGAGCACAGCACGTGCAGCAGGAGACTCCTGCTACTCAGATAAGCTGATTTCAGTAACAGTCACTCattttaagtgttattttttcctgtgttctaTCCAACTgcccctttaaaaaaaatctcaggtgGAATTCATTATAAACTCACTTATTCCCCAAACGTGATGTGCTTCTGTGCTGGTACCACTAAGAGCTATtggcacaaacacacaaaagctGCTGATTTACTGCCATGGACCAACTCCTGATGCTACAAGAACTGCACTGTACCACCACAGAAGTTCCCAGAGCACCATCCTCTGGAGCTCGACATGCACGTCTGGTATTCCCCTCTGAGTGGGGGGAAGCAGAACTGGGAGTAATTCAGAGGAGATCAAAAGCATCAAGATCTTCTCATAAGGAAGacctaagaaagaaaagattccTCAGTTTGGAAGAGATGCCACAGGTAATAAAGTCACCAGTGGCTTTGGATGGAGAAAACCTGAATTTTCACTGTCCATCACCATACAAGAGCACACCAAATAGAGCTCAGAGAAGGCAGGAACAAAACAATCTGAAGGAGGTAGTTTCTTGCAGCAGACTCTGGTAAGCTGTGAAGAGCCCTGGCCATGCAACAGGGGCACTGTTTCCATCCAGCTGGTCATTGCTGTTgagtttgcaaagaaaataaagattgtAACAGCAGCTGTACAACTAATAAGGTTGCTACTGGTTGTGACATCCTCACAGATCTTAAGGAGGCAGGAGAATCTCTGACAGGTTTTCACACAGGTTTTCACTCTGAAGCAGGGCTCTCACACCTGTGATGTTACTGCACTGCAGAGACCTCCTGTGAACAGAGGTGCTGCCTCAGAGCTGTCAGTTCTGCACAGAGAACAGCAAAGGTGACAGAAATGCTGGTAGAAACTGAGGGCATCACTCTGTAAGCCAGTGAGGTCTCTGCAGGAATAGAGCTGGGAGAACTTCCCTGGACCACTCTGAGAAGCTGGAGGTCACCTCCATGGCGTGGAgtcattttttcctgtcaaaatgTTCCTCCAGCCTTCCGGCACAAACATACCTGAGGCTCTGCATTAAACGGTTCATGTGCTGATGTCAGAGACCGCCGTGCTTTCGATACTAAACGTGCTTCTAATGCAGTGCCAGCGGGTTGTGTGATGCCCCACGAGCCCACAGCCCCACGCAGCTCCCGCCACAGCTCGAGACAAGCCCGGCAGAGCGCCCCGTCCTTCCTGGCCTggatgtgcagcaggaaaggccTCGTTCCTGGCACACCACTTTCCGTAGGGACCGCCTCAGCTCAAAGGTGGCAGTGGGGACCATgccagagacagcagcagctggaaaatcCTGGACACCAAACCGGCCGTCACACGAGGCTCCTGGCAGGGCCGTGgcagcccctggcactgcccagggggTTCTGCATGACCGGGGGTGCGGGGCTGGACCGGGTAGGGCTCACCTGACCTCGCCTCAcctgtgggacagggaagggctcacctcacctcacctcacctcacctcCGCCCTCACGGGGCTGGACGGATCAGGCTCCACCTCACCCCACCGGCCCACCCGCAGTTTGTCCCACCGAGACTCCGggcccctcccagccccgcGCCCTCAGGCAGGGCCGTGCCCCCCTCAGGGCTCGGCGGCCCCGGGGAAGCGGAGGAGCTCGGGGTTCCCCCCGCCCTTACCTGTGCccggccggggccgcccgggTTGTCCCGCCTGGCGCATCCTCGGGCCGGGCGCGCTCCCGAGGCGGCCGCGCGCTCCCGGGGCGGCGCCCCTGCCCCGGCCCGCGCATGCGCAACAGCCCAGCACCGCCCCACCCCTCCGCCGGGCAACGGCTCAAAACATGGCGGCACCTAGGGCGGCTTCACCCGCCACGTGAGAGGACGGCCAATCCTGCGGCCGGAGAGCGGCGGAAAGGCGGGACTTCAGGTGACGGACAGCTCCAGTAGCCAATGGGAGATCAGCGTGGAGCTCGTCGTCCCCGCGATGAGCGCGCAGCTGAAGGGCTTTGGGTTCCAGAGGCAGAACACCACGACACCTAAAGAAGAGTGCCCGTACAGCCACCACAGCTCTTCTCCTTACActgctcctcatcctctccCAGCATCGCACAGGAGGCTCCTCACCGACTCCCAGAAGTTGGGAGAGGAAGGCTCAGTGGCAGGACATCAGGCAGGTGCCCCTGAGCACCTTCTGTATTTCTCAGGTTCACTTCAAGGCAATGgggagctgctgaggagctCTGCAGGCTCCCTCCTGCTTTAGACATTGTGTAGTGCCTGCTGTAGTCGCTGACACAAGGCATCTTGTGTTATTAACAACATTGtcctttcctgctctcctttTTCGTTGGCAGCATCATGGGGTGTTGCTGtggagctggaaggggctctggtAGGAGAGGAGCTCTGTGGAGTCAGCAGAAGGCAAGACATTAACCTTCAGTTCTGTCAGCACTGCAGTTGGGAAGAGTGGGAAGGCACTGGAGAAGGTCTTGCTGAGCCCCATTTCTGGGGAGATGCTGCAGATCCatcagagaggaggaggaggttgtgCATGGAAAGGGCTCGTGGTTTTTGCTATCACTGACTTTGTCTTACCGAGCTCTGTTAATGACCTGC
The Chiroxiphia lanceolata isolate bChiLan1 chromosome 13, bChiLan1.pri, whole genome shotgun sequence DNA segment above includes these coding regions:
- the GFOD2 gene encoding glucose-fructose oxidoreductase domain-containing protein 2 isoform X2, which gives rise to MVTAARYYPKLMSIVGNVLRFLPAFVKMKQLIEEHYVGNVIICDVRVYGGSLLSHKYNWICDELMGGGGLHTMGTYIIDLLTHLISRRAEKVHGLLKTFVKQNTAISGIRHVTSDDFCVFQMLMSEGVCCTVTLNFNMPGSFIHEVMIVGSAGRLIARGTDLYGQKNTALQEELLFTDSLSVNKGLLDKGFKDIPLLYLKGMVYMVQALRQSFQDQEDRRTWDHKPVSMAASFEDGLYMQSVVEAIKKSSRSGEWEAVEVMTEEPDANQNLCEALQRNNL
- the GFOD2 gene encoding glucose-fructose oxidoreductase domain-containing protein 2 isoform X1 → MKMLPGVGVFGTGSAARVLVPLLRAEGFSIEALWGKTEEEAKQLAEEMNISFYTSRTDDVLLHQDVDLVCINIPPPLTRQIAVKALGIGKNVLCEKAATSVDAFRMVTAARYYPKLMSIVGNVLRFLPAFVKMKQLIEEHYVGNVIICDVRVYGGSLLSHKYNWICDELMGGGGLHTMGTYIIDLLTHLISRRAEKVHGLLKTFVKQNTAISGIRHVTSDDFCVFQMLMSEGVCCTVTLNFNMPGSFIHEVMIVGSAGRLIARGTDLYGQKNTALQEELLFTDSLSVNKGLLDKGFKDIPLLYLKGMVYMVQALRQSFQDQEDRRTWDHKPVSMAASFEDGLYMQSVVEAIKKSSRSGEWEAVEVMTEEPDANQNLCEALQRNNL